The DNA segment CCCCCCGCGGTCGAGGCTCCCGGGATCGAGATCCCGGAGCCCACCGCCGGACGGCTCATCCGCCTGCGCGCCCGCCTGTCCCGCTCCCAGAACGCCCTCGGCAAGGGGCTGCTCACGCTGCTCTCGCGCGAGCACCTCGACGAGGACACGTGGGAGGAGATCGAGGACACGCTGCTCACCGCCGACGTCGGCGTGCAGCCCACCCAGGAGCTGGTGGAACGCCTGCGCGAACGCGTCAAGGTGCTCGGCACCCGCACCCCCGAGGAGCTGCGCGCCCTGCTGCGCGAGGAGCTGCTCAAGCTGATCGGCACCGACGTCGACCGCACCGTGAAGACCGAGCCCGAGGACCGCAAGCCGGGCATCGTGATGGTCGTCGGCGTCAACGGCACCGGCAAGACCACCACCACCGGCAAGCTCGCCCGTGTCCTGGTCGCCGACGGCCGCACCGTCGTCCTGGGCGCCGCCGACACCTTCCGTGCCGCCGCCGCCGACCAGCTGCAGACCTGGGGTGAGCGCGTCGGCGCCCACACCGTGCGCGGGCCGGAGGAGGGCGACCCCGCCTCCGTCGCCTTCGACGCGGTGAAGGAGGGCAAGGAGCTCGGCGTCGACGTCGTGCTCATCGACACCGCCGGCCGCCTCCACACCAAGACCGGCCTCATGGACGAGCTGGGCAAGGTCAAGCGCGTCGTGGAGAAGCACGCGCCGCTGGACGAGGTGCTGCTCGTCCTGGACGCCACCACCGGCCAGAACGGCCTGGTGCAGGCCCGCGTGTTCTCCGAGGTCGTCGACATCTCCGGCATCGTGCTGACCAAGCTCGACGGCACCGCCAAGGGCGGCATCGTCATCGCGGTCCAGCGCGAGCTGGGCGTGCCGGTCAAGCTGATCGGGCTCGGCGAGGGCGCGGACGACCTGGCGCCGTTCGACCCCGAGGCGTTCGTGGACGCTCTCATCGGCGACTGAGCAACCCGTGGACTTACCGCCCGCCCGCGCGAGAAGCGCCCGCCCCGGACACACTCGGGGGCGGGCGCTTCGTCATGTGCGCCGGGAATTCCCGCAGGCTGCCGCTGCCGTCGTCGCAGGTACCGGTACCGGTACCGGTCCGCGCCCGGTCGAGGTCGAGCCCGGTTACGCCCGTGCCCGCGACCGGTGCGCCACGTACGCCAGCGTGCCCAGCAGCAGCCGGGCCGCCGGGGGCCTGGTGGCGGAGTCCAGCGCGGGCGGGCGCAGCCAGCGCACCGGGCCCAGGCCGCCCCGGTCGGAGGGCGGTGCGGTGATGTGCGTACCCGGGCCGAGACCGCGCAGGTCCAGGGCGGAGGGATCGTCCCAGCCCATGCGGTACAGCAGCTGGGGGAGTTCGGCGGCGGCGCCGGGGGCGACGAAGAAGTGGGCGCGGCCGTCCGGGGTCGCGGTGACCGGGCCGAGCGGAAGACCCATGCGCTCCAGCCGGACCAGGGCGCGCCGCCCGGCGGCCAGGGCGACCTCGACGACGTCGAACGCGCGGCCGACGGGCAGCAGTACGGAGGCGCCGGGGAACTCCGACCAGGTCTTGGTCACCTCGTCGAGGGTGGACCCGGCCGGCACCTCGGAGGCGAAGCCGAGCGGGTGCGCGCCCGGTGCCCGGCATCCGGCGTGCCCGCAGGAGCAGGCTCCGGCCGCGGCCCGTGCGCCCGGCACCACGTCCCAGCCCCACAGCCCGGTGAACTCGGCGACGGCGATGCACTCCGACGCGCGGCCGCGCCGGCGTGTGCCCGAGCGGATCTCCCGGATGCCGCCGATCGTGAAGCCCATGCCCCCTCCAACGGGTCCAGCGCGCCGGTGGTTACGACACGGAGCGAGACGGAAGCGGAACGTGACGCTACGGCTTCGCTTCCCCCGCACCTGTGAGGTCAAGGTGGCGCTTTGCGGCACTCGGGGTGGTGCACCGGGGCCCGCGCGCCCCGGGGGTGCATCACTCCGCCCACTCCCGGCTGTCCTATGTCAAGTGAATCGCGCGGTGGCGATCGTGAGTTCATTCGAAGGGGTGGCGAATGGTGGCGTTTCCGTGGTCGCCATGGCTGAGCGGGTGATCGTGGGATTACTGTGAGTGTGCGAGTCCTGGGGGCACATGCGCTCGTGGGTATGCCCGAGGCAAGTCGTCAGCTCGTTCGAAGGGTGAGAACCGCCGGACGGGAGGCCGTATTTACCGGCATTCTGATAGGGCTTGGCGCACTCGGTGACAAGTGGTCTCAGGGATGGGGGCGTTCCAGTGGGCGGCAACGGCGGTAGCGGGACGAACGCTGACAAGCGCCCCAACGAGCTGCTCGGCTCGTGGTTCGTGCGCAGCGGATGGTCCAAGGGCGAGCTGGCCCGCCAGGTCAACCGCAGGGCACGCCAGCTGGGTGCCAACCACATCTCCACCGACACCTCGCGGGTGCGCCGCTGGCTGGACGGCGAGAACCCGCGCGAGCCGATCCCGCGCATCCTGTCCGAGCTGTTCTCCGAGCGCTTCGGCTGCGTCGTCTCCATCGAGGACCTCGGCCTGCGCGCCGCCCGTCAGTCACCCTCGGCGACCGGCGTCGACCTGCCCTGGACGGGCCCGCAGACGATCGCCCTGCTCGGCGAGTTCTCGCGCAGCGACCTCATGCTGGCGCGGCGCGGCTTCCTCGGAACCTCGCTGGCGCTGTCCGCGGGCCCGTCCCTCGTCGAGCCCATGCAGCGCTGGCTCGTGCCGGCCCCCGTCTCCCCGGCGCCGCCCGAGCCCGAATCCCTCCACGAGTCCCGCCGGCCCGGCCGGCTCTCCCGGCCCGAGCTGGAACTGCTGGAGTCCACCACGCGCATGTTCCGCCAGTGGGACGCCCAGTGCGGCGGCGGCCTGCGCCGCAAGGCGGTCGTCGGCCAGCTGCACGAGGTCACCGACCTCCTCCAGGAACCCCAGCCCGAGGCCACCACCCGCAAGCTCTTCAAGGTCGCCGCCGAGCTCGCCGAACTCGCCGGCTGGATGTCCTACGACGTCGGACTCCAGCCCACCGCGCAGAAGTACTTCGTCCTCGCGCTGCACGCGGCCAAGGAGGCCGGCGACAAACCGCTCGGCTCCTACGTCCTGTCCAGCATGAGCCGCCAGATGATCCACCTCGGCCGGCCCGACGACGCCCTGGAACTGATCCACCTCGCCCAGTACGGCAGCCGCGACTGCGCGAGCCCGCGCACCCAGGCCATGCTGTATGCGATGGAGGCCCGCGCCTACGCCAACATGGGCCAGCCCGGCAAGTGCAAGCGAGCGGTCCGCATGGCCGAGGACACCTTCGCCGAGGTCGACGAGTGGGACGAGCCGGACCCCGACTGGATCCGCTTCTTCTCCGAGGCGGAACTGCACGGCGAGAACTCCCACTCCTACCGCGACCTCGCCTATGTCGCCGGCCGCAGCCCCACCTACGCCTCCCTGGCCGAGCCGCTGATGCAGCGGGCCGTGGAGCTGTTCGCCAAGGACGACGAACACCAGCGGTCGTACGCGCTCAACCTGATCGGCATGGCCACCGTGCACCTGCTCCAGCGCGATCCCGAGCAGAGCACCGAATACGCCAGGCAGGCCATGGGGATCGCCACGAAGGTCCGCTCCGAACGTGTGAACACTCGTATCCGAAAGACGGTCGACACGGCCGTGCGCGACTTCGGCGACCTCACCGCCGTGGTCGACCTCACCGACCAGCTCGCCGTCGACCTTCCCGAGACCGCACAGGCGGTCTGACCACCCCGTCTCCACGCCACCCACCCCCACGACACCCATGCCCCGGCCGCGGCCGGTCCTCCCGAACAGCACCGACTCGGCTCCCCCATGCCAGGTCATCGAGAGGCCGCCGCGGCCGGCCCGTGTCCCGGGCCACCCGCACTTCACCGCCGCGTAACACACAGGGCGTCTTCGTCACCCCGGCGAAACAACGAGGGGCTCCCACCGAAACCGCGCTGCGTCACTCTCAGGCGCACAGCCGGCCAGCCCCCACCGACCGGACCGCTCAGGCACCGCCCGCACGGGGCCGTACCCACCGACGAGGAGACGCCGATGGCACCAGCCATCACGCTTGCCGCGGAGGCACCCAAGCTGTCCGCCGCGAACACGGGCTTCATGCTGATCTGTTCCGCTCTGGTGCTGCTCATGACCCCGGGCCTGGCCTTCTTCTACGGAGGCATGGTCCGCGTCAAGAGCACGCTCAACATGCTGATGATGAGCTTCGTCAGCATCGGCATCGTCACCATCCTCTGGGTGCTCTACGGCTTCTCCCTCGCCTTCGGCACCGGTTCCGCCCTCATCGGCTGGAACGCCGACTGGATCGGCCTGAGCGACATCGGCCTGACGGAGCTGTGGGACGGCTACACCATCCCGATCTTCGTCTTCATGGTCTTCCAGCTGATGTTCGCCGTCATCACACCGGCCCTGATCAGCGGCGCCCTCGCGGACCGCGTCAAGTTCACGGCCTGGTCGCTCTTCGTCGCGCTGTGGGTCACGGTCGTCTACATCCCGGTCGCCCACTGGGTCTGGGGCGCCGACGGCTGGGCCTACAAGCTCGGCGTGATCGACTTCGCCGGCGGTACGGCGGTCCACATCAACGCCGGTGCCGCCGCGCTCGGCGTGATCCTGGTCATCGGCAAGCGCGTCGGCTTCAAGAAGGACCCGATGCGCCCGCACAGCCTGCCCCTGGTCATGCTCGGCGCCGGTCTGCTGTGGTTCGGCTGGTTCGGCTTCAACGCCGGCTCCTGGCTCGGCAACGACGACGGCGTCGGCGCGCTGATGTTCGTCAACACGCAGGTCGCCGCCGCCGCCGCCATGCTGGCCTGGCTCGCCTACGAGAAGATCCGGCACGGCGCGTTCACCACCCTGGGCGCCGCCTCCGGCGCGGTCGCCGGCCTCGTCGCCATCACCCCGTCCGGCGGCGCGGTCTCCCCGCTCGGCGCGATCGCCGTCGGTGCCATCGCCGGTGTCGCCTGCGCCGCGGCCGTCTCGCTCAAGTTCAGGTTCGGATACGACGACTCCCTCGACGTCGTCGGCGTCCACATGGTCGGCGGCATCATCGGCTCCCTGCTCATCGGCTTCTTCGCCACCGGCAAGGGCCAGTCCACCGCGACGGGAGTCTTCTACGGCGACCACAGCTTCGACCAGCTGTGGAAGCAGTGCGCCGGTGTCTTCGCGGTCCTCGCCTACTCCCTGGTCGTCTCCGCGGTCCTCGCCTTCCTGCTCGACAAGACCATCGGGATGCGGGTCTCCCAGGACGAGGAGATCTCCGGCATCGACCGGGCCGAGCACGCCGAGACCGCATACGACTTCAGCGGAGCCGGCGGCGGCGTCGCCGGCTCCGCCCAGGCCGCCCCCGCCGCCACGCAGACCAGGAAGGTGGACGCATGAAGCTCATCACCGCCATCGTCAAGCCCCACCGGCTGGACGAGATCAAGGAAGCCCTCCAGGCCTTCGGTGTCCACGGTCTGACCGTCACCGAAGCCAGCGGCTACGGCCGCCAGCGCGGGCACACCGAGGTCTACCGCGGCGCCGAGTACACCGTCGACCTGGTCCCCAAGATCCGCGTCGAGGTGCTGGCCGAGGACGATGACGCCGAACAGCTCATCGAAGTCGTCGTCAAGGCCGCCCGCACCGGCAAGATCGGTGACGGCAAGGTCTGGTCCGTGCCCGTCGAGACCGCCGTACGGGTCCGCACCGGCGAACGCGGCCCGGACGCGCTCTGAGACACGCGAGGGAACAGGAGTCGCTGAGTGACGCCCACGAATGTGCGCAAAGAAGCGGATGACTCGGGACCCAGCGGCTACGCGGCGGCCCGGCTGCGCCTCCTCACCGAGGGGGCGCGGTCCGGGCCGCCGCGCCGCGCCGCCCTCGCCGGTCTGACCGACGACTGGCTGGCGGCCCTGTTCGGCGCCGCCACCGAGGGGCTGCGCGGCGTGTCCCTCGTCGCCGTCGGCGGCTACGGCCGCGGCGAGCTGTCCCCGCGCAGCGACCTCGACCTCCTGCTGCTGCACGACGGCCGCGACCCCGCCGCCGTCGCCGCCGTGGCCGACCGCCTCTGGTACCCCGTCTGGGACCTCGGCCTCGACCTCGACCACTCCGTCCGCACCCCGGCCGAGGCCAGGAAGACCGCCGGAGAGGACCTGAAGGTCCACCTCGGCCTCCTGGACGCCCGCCACCTCGCCGGTGACCTGGGCCTGACCGCCGGCATGCGCACCGCCGTCCTCGCCGACTGGCGCAACCAGGCGCCCAAGCGCCTGCCCGAACTCCGCGACCTGTGCGCCGAACGCGCCGAACGCCAGGGCGAGCTGCGCTACCTCCTCGAACCCGACCTCAAGGAGGCCCGCGGCGGCCTGCGTGACGCCACCGCCCTGCGCGCCGTCGCCGCCTCCTGGCTCGCCGACGCCCCCCGCGAGGGCCTCGCGGACGCCCGCCGGCGCATCCTCGACGTCCGCGACGCCCTCCACCTGGCCACCGGCCGCGCCACCGACCGCCTCGCCCTCCAGGAGCAGGACCAGGTGGCGGCCGAGCTGGGCCTGCTCGACGCCGACACCCTGCTGCGCCAGGTCTACGAAGCGGCACACGTGATCGCGTACGCCGCCGACGTCACCTGGCGCGAGGTGGGGCGCGTACTGCGCTCCCGCGCGGCCCGCCCGCGACTGCGCGCCATGCTGGGCGGCGCCAAACCGTCCGTCGAACGCTCCCCGCTCGCCGAGGGCGTGGTGGAACAGGACGGCGAGGTGGTCCTCGCCCGCACCGCCCGCCCCGAACGCGACCTCGTGCTCCCGCTGCGCGCCGCGGCCGCCGCCGCCCAGTCCGGCCTCCCGCTCTCCCCGCACGCCGTACGGCGCATGGCCGCCACCGCGCGCCCGCTGCCCACGCCCTGGCCCGCCGAGGCACGCGAGCAACTGGTGACCCTGCTCGGCTCAGGCCGCCCGACCGTCGAGGTCTGGGAGGCGCTCGAAGCGGAAGGCCTGATCAGCCGCCTCCTGCCCGACTGGGAACGGGTCCGCTGCCGCCCGCAGCGCAACGCCGTCCACCTCTGGACCGTCGACCGGCACCTGATCGAGACCGCCGTCCGCGCCTCCGCGCTGACCCGCCGCGTCAGCCGCCCCGACCTCCTCCTCGTCGCCGCCCTGCTGCACGACATCGGCAAGGGCTGGCCCGGCGACCACTCGGTGGCCGGCGAGATCATCGCCAAGGACGTGGCCGCGAGGATCGGCTTCGACCGCGCCGACGTGGGCGTCCTGTCGGCGCTCGTACGCCACCACCTGCTGCTCGTCGAGACGGCCACCCGCCGCGACCTGGACGACCCCGCCACCGTCCGCGTGGTCGCCGAGGCCGTCGGCACCCAGAGCACCCTGGAGCTGCTGCACGCCCTCACCGAGGCCGACGCCCTCGCCACCGGCCCCGCCGCCTGGTCCTCCTGGCGCGGCTCCCTCGTCGCCGACCTCGTCCGGCGCGTGTCCGCCGTCCTCGCCGGGGACACCCCCGACGAACCCGAGCCCGCCGCGCCCACGGCGGAACAGGAACGGCTCGCCATCGAGGCGTACCGCACCGCGGGGCCGGTCCTCGCCCTGCGCGCCCAGCCGGAACCCGCCCCGGACGCCGAACCCTCCGGCGAGCCCGAGCCGCTCGGCGTCGAACTGCTCATCGCCGTCCCCGACCAGCCCGCCGTACTGCCCGCCGTCGCCGGCGTCCTCGCCGTGCACCGCCTGACGGTCCGCACCGCCGAGCTGCGGACCCTGCCGTTGCCCGACGACGTCGAGGACGGGTCCGTCCTGCTCCTGAACTGGCGTGTCGCGGCGGAGTACGGCTCCCTGCCCCAGGCCACCCGGCTGCGCGCCGACCTCGTCCGCGCCCTGGACGGCACCCTCGACATCGAGAGCCGCCTCGCCGAGCGGGACGCGGCCTACCCGCGCCGCCGCGGCTGGCCGGCCCCGCCGCCCAGGGTGACGGTGGCCCCGGCGGCCTCCCACCACGCCACGGTGATCGAGGTACGCGCCCAGGACGCCCCGGGGCTGCTGTTCCGGATCGGGATGGCGCTGGAGAAGGCGGGGGTGCGGGTGCGGAGCATGCACGTCAGCACGCTGGGATCCAACGCCGTCGACGCCTTCTACGTCACGACGGGCACGGGCGCGCCGCTGCCGGCGCAGGACGCGGCCTCGATGGCCCGGGGGCTGGAGGAGACATTGCGGGGATGACCCTGCCCGGTGACTTCGGCGCCGGGATACTCTGGAGGGCGATTCCCAGAAGCCATCCCCGACCCCGAGGACCGCGAGCGCCGTGTTCGACACTCTCTCCGATCGCCTGTCAGCGACTTTCAAGGGCCTGCGCGGCAAGGGGCGGCTCAGCGAAGCGGACATCGACGCCACCGCACGCGAGATCCGCATCGCGCTCCTCGAAGCCGACGTGGCCCTGCCGGTCGTCCGCACGTTCATCAAGAACGTCAAGGAGCGGTGCCTCGGTGCCGAGGTCTCGAAGGCGCTGAACCCCGCCCAGCAGGTCCTGAAGATCGTCAACGACGAGCTCGTCACGATCCTCGGCGGCGAGACCCGACGCCTCCGCTTCGCCAAGCAGCCCCCCACCGTCATCATGCTGGCGGGTCTCCAGGGTGCCGGTAAGACCACGCTCGCCGGAAAGCTCGCCAAGTGGCTCAAGGACCAGGGCCACTCCCCGCTGCTCGTCGCCGCCGACCTCCAGCGCCCCAACGCCGTCAACCAGCTGAGCGTCGTCGCCGACCGCGCCGGTGTCGCGGTCTACGCCCCGGAGCCGGGCAACGGCGTCGGTGACCCGGTCAAGGTCTCCAAGGACTCCATCGACTTCGCGAAGTCCAAGGTCCACGACATCGTGATCGTGGACACCGCCGGCCGCCTGGGCATCGACCAGGAGATGATGCAGCAGGCCGCGGACATCCGCGACGCCGTCTCCCCGGACGAGATCCTGTTCGTCGTCGACGCGATGATCGGTCAGGACGCGGTCAACACCGCCGAGGCCTTCCGCGACGGCGTCGGCTTCGACGGCGTGGTGCTCTCCAAGCTCGACGGCGACGCCCGCGGTGGTGCGGCTCTCTCGATCCGCCAGATCACCGGCAAGCCGATCATGTTCGCGTCGAACGGCGAGAAGCTCGACGACTTCGACGCGTTCCACCCTGACCGGATGGCCTCCCGCATCCTCGACATGGGTGACCTGCTCACCCTGATCGAGCAGGCGGAGAAGACGTTCAGCCAGGAAGAGGCCCAGAAGATGGCCTCCAAGCTGGCGTCCAAGAAGGGCCAGGACTTCACCCTGGACGACTTCCTGTCCCAGATGGAGCAGGTCAGGAAGATGGGCTCGATCTCCAAGCTGCTCGGGATGCTCCCGGGCATGGGGCAGATCAAGGACCAGATCAACAACATCGACGAACGTGACGTCGACCGCACGGCCGCGATCATCAAGTCGATGACCCCGATCGAGCGCCAGGACCCGACGATCATCAACGGCTCCCGCCGCGCCCGTATCGCCAAGGGTTCCGGTGTCGAGGTCAGCGCCGTGAAGAACCTGGTCGAGCGGTTCTTCGAGGCCCGCAAGATGATGTCCCGCATGGCCCAGGGCGGCGGCATGCCGGGCATGCCGGGGATCCCGGGCATGGGCGGCGGCCCCGGCCGCACCAAGAAGCAGCCGAAGAAGGCCAAGGGCAAGCAGCGCTCCGGCAACCCGATGAAGCGCCAGCAGCAGGAGCTGGAGGAGGCCCAGCGCCGCGAGGCCGCGGCCCAGGGCGGCAACGCCTTCGGGATGCCGCAGCAGGGCGGCCAGGACTTCGAGCTGCCGGACGAGTTCAAGAAGTTCATGGGCTGACCGGCCCCGTCGTACGTCCCCGAGGGCGCCCTTCTCCGGAAGGGCGCCCTCGGCCGTTCGTGCGGGTGCCGGAGACGGGAGCGTGGCGTAACGTCCCGATATGACCAACCCCGCGCCGCCACGCAAGTCGCCCGACCAGCCTTGGCGTACCGAGGGCGCTCCGGAGGACAAGCCGAAGAAGTCCGGCGGGCGCGGGATGCGGGGCAGCTGGTGGCGACTGATCCTCGCCGCCCTGGTCGTGTACCTGATCGCCAACCTGGTGCTGTCCAGCATCGGCGAGGCCAACGAGCCGACGATCTCGTACACCGAGTTCAGCAAGCAGGTGAACGACGACAACGTCGCCAAGATCTACGCCAAGGGCGACGCCATCCAGGGCCAGCTCAAGAAGGAGCAGGACAAGCCGGGCGGGGACGGGAAGTACACCAAGTTCAACACCCAGCGGCCGTCCTTCGCGGGTGACCAGCTGTGGCAGACCCTCACCAAGCACAACGTCACCGTCACGGCCCAGCCGGTCGTCCAGCACCGCAGCTTCCTGTCCAACCTGCTGCTCTCGCTGGCGCCGATCGTGGTGCTGGTCGCCGTGTGGCTGTTCATCGC comes from the Streptomyces sp. NBC_00820 genome and includes:
- a CDS encoding ammonium transporter; amino-acid sequence: MAPAITLAAEAPKLSAANTGFMLICSALVLLMTPGLAFFYGGMVRVKSTLNMLMMSFVSIGIVTILWVLYGFSLAFGTGSALIGWNADWIGLSDIGLTELWDGYTIPIFVFMVFQLMFAVITPALISGALADRVKFTAWSLFVALWVTVVYIPVAHWVWGADGWAYKLGVIDFAGGTAVHINAGAAALGVILVIGKRVGFKKDPMRPHSLPLVMLGAGLLWFGWFGFNAGSWLGNDDGVGALMFVNTQVAAAAAMLAWLAYEKIRHGAFTTLGAASGAVAGLVAITPSGGAVSPLGAIAVGAIAGVACAAAVSLKFRFGYDDSLDVVGVHMVGGIIGSLLIGFFATGKGQSTATGVFYGDHSFDQLWKQCAGVFAVLAYSLVVSAVLAFLLDKTIGMRVSQDEEISGIDRAEHAETAYDFSGAGGGVAGSAQAAPAATQTRKVDA
- a CDS encoding [protein-PII] uridylyltransferase; protein product: MTPTNVRKEADDSGPSGYAAARLRLLTEGARSGPPRRAALAGLTDDWLAALFGAATEGLRGVSLVAVGGYGRGELSPRSDLDLLLLHDGRDPAAVAAVADRLWYPVWDLGLDLDHSVRTPAEARKTAGEDLKVHLGLLDARHLAGDLGLTAGMRTAVLADWRNQAPKRLPELRDLCAERAERQGELRYLLEPDLKEARGGLRDATALRAVAASWLADAPREGLADARRRILDVRDALHLATGRATDRLALQEQDQVAAELGLLDADTLLRQVYEAAHVIAYAADVTWREVGRVLRSRAARPRLRAMLGGAKPSVERSPLAEGVVEQDGEVVLARTARPERDLVLPLRAAAAAAQSGLPLSPHAVRRMAATARPLPTPWPAEAREQLVTLLGSGRPTVEVWEALEAEGLISRLLPDWERVRCRPQRNAVHLWTVDRHLIETAVRASALTRRVSRPDLLLVAALLHDIGKGWPGDHSVAGEIIAKDVAARIGFDRADVGVLSALVRHHLLLVETATRRDLDDPATVRVVAEAVGTQSTLELLHALTEADALATGPAAWSSWRGSLVADLVRRVSAVLAGDTPDEPEPAAPTAEQERLAIEAYRTAGPVLALRAQPEPAPDAEPSGEPEPLGVELLIAVPDQPAVLPAVAGVLAVHRLTVRTAELRTLPLPDDVEDGSVLLLNWRVAAEYGSLPQATRLRADLVRALDGTLDIESRLAERDAAYPRRRGWPAPPPRVTVAPAASHHATVIEVRAQDAPGLLFRIGMALEKAGVRVRSMHVSTLGSNAVDAFYVTTGTGAPLPAQDAASMARGLEETLRG
- a CDS encoding P-II family nitrogen regulator, yielding MKLITAIVKPHRLDEIKEALQAFGVHGLTVTEASGYGRQRGHTEVYRGAEYTVDLVPKIRVEVLAEDDDAEQLIEVVVKAARTGKIGDGKVWSVPVETAVRVRTGERGPDAL
- the ffh gene encoding signal recognition particle protein: MFDTLSDRLSATFKGLRGKGRLSEADIDATAREIRIALLEADVALPVVRTFIKNVKERCLGAEVSKALNPAQQVLKIVNDELVTILGGETRRLRFAKQPPTVIMLAGLQGAGKTTLAGKLAKWLKDQGHSPLLVAADLQRPNAVNQLSVVADRAGVAVYAPEPGNGVGDPVKVSKDSIDFAKSKVHDIVIVDTAGRLGIDQEMMQQAADIRDAVSPDEILFVVDAMIGQDAVNTAEAFRDGVGFDGVVLSKLDGDARGGAALSIRQITGKPIMFASNGEKLDDFDAFHPDRMASRILDMGDLLTLIEQAEKTFSQEEAQKMASKLASKKGQDFTLDDFLSQMEQVRKMGSISKLLGMLPGMGQIKDQINNIDERDVDRTAAIIKSMTPIERQDPTIINGSRRARIAKGSGVEVSAVKNLVERFFEARKMMSRMAQGGGMPGMPGIPGMGGGPGRTKKQPKKAKGKQRSGNPMKRQQQELEEAQRREAAAQGGNAFGMPQQGGQDFELPDEFKKFMG
- a CDS encoding bifunctional DNA primase/polymerase, coding for MGFTIGGIREIRSGTRRRGRASECIAVAEFTGLWGWDVVPGARAAAGACSCGHAGCRAPGAHPLGFASEVPAGSTLDEVTKTWSEFPGASVLLPVGRAFDVVEVALAAGRRALVRLERMGLPLGPVTATPDGRAHFFVAPGAAAELPQLLYRMGWDDPSALDLRGLGPGTHITAPPSDRGGLGPVRWLRPPALDSATRPPAARLLLGTLAYVAHRSRARA
- the ftsY gene encoding signal recognition particle-docking protein FtsY, which gives rise to METVILAVVIAVVVLAALGGLIVGTRRHKALPPPPPSAPDITAPPAEPHVGDEAETPRDEPRRSIEEVDLPGAAATATVEEPPAVEAPGIEIPEPTAGRLIRLRARLSRSQNALGKGLLTLLSREHLDEDTWEEIEDTLLTADVGVQPTQELVERLRERVKVLGTRTPEELRALLREELLKLIGTDVDRTVKTEPEDRKPGIVMVVGVNGTGKTTTTGKLARVLVADGRTVVLGAADTFRAAAADQLQTWGERVGAHTVRGPEEGDPASVAFDAVKEGKELGVDVVLIDTAGRLHTKTGLMDELGKVKRVVEKHAPLDEVLLVLDATTGQNGLVQARVFSEVVDISGIVLTKLDGTAKGGIVIAVQRELGVPVKLIGLGEGADDLAPFDPEAFVDALIGD
- the nsdA gene encoding transcriptional repressor NsdA; amino-acid sequence: MGGNGGSGTNADKRPNELLGSWFVRSGWSKGELARQVNRRARQLGANHISTDTSRVRRWLDGENPREPIPRILSELFSERFGCVVSIEDLGLRAARQSPSATGVDLPWTGPQTIALLGEFSRSDLMLARRGFLGTSLALSAGPSLVEPMQRWLVPAPVSPAPPEPESLHESRRPGRLSRPELELLESTTRMFRQWDAQCGGGLRRKAVVGQLHEVTDLLQEPQPEATTRKLFKVAAELAELAGWMSYDVGLQPTAQKYFVLALHAAKEAGDKPLGSYVLSSMSRQMIHLGRPDDALELIHLAQYGSRDCASPRTQAMLYAMEARAYANMGQPGKCKRAVRMAEDTFAEVDEWDEPDPDWIRFFSEAELHGENSHSYRDLAYVAGRSPTYASLAEPLMQRAVELFAKDDEHQRSYALNLIGMATVHLLQRDPEQSTEYARQAMGIATKVRSERVNTRIRKTVDTAVRDFGDLTAVVDLTDQLAVDLPETAQAV